From the Callithrix jacchus isolate 240 chromosome 22, calJac240_pri, whole genome shotgun sequence genome, the window GGGGCGAAACGCTCCCTCCGCCCACCCTCCTGAAGTAGGCCGGGtggcgtgggggcagggctgcgagGAGGGCCGACAGCTCTGCCTGCGCCGGTCCCCAGAAGCGGCCGCGGGCTGCCTGCAGACCCGCGCACGCGCACTAGACCGCCCAGCTCCCGGGCCCTGGGCGGGTTCTGGGGTTCCCTAGATGCTGGGGAGAGAATGACAGCACAGCCCCGCCCTGTGTGCTGTCTCTCACCGGACGGACCTAGAACTGAGGGCTCCCAGGCAGGTCAGCGAAACGGCAAGACAGGCCGCAGGAGCCTCAAATCCATGCAcacgcgcgcacgcgcacacccAGCCGATCACAGGCTGAAGTCGGAAATCACGCTTCAATCGGCCCGAGGGTGACCCCTGTGGGGATGAGACTGCCTCGCGCTCCGTTGCAGGGTTCGCCGTGGGGATATGCCGTCTGTGAACCCCGTGGGTGAAACGAGGACTGGCACGCATCGCATTGAGCTCCCGAAATGCTTTAAGGCTGTGGGGTCCCTCCGTTGGTCCTGGAGGCAGGAGACCGCTCTAATCTCTGCCTATGTCCCTCTGTCCCGtggtccctctctctccccctctgttcCACCCTGTTCccgtctttccctttcttcctcagtccctccaaacctcggtttcttcctttctctccccctttctctctttctccttttcaccctCCCTTcgctccctgggtccctccctgtgcgtccctccctgtccctcggtccctgcctccctcccttcctccctctctcccttccgtcctttcctcccttcactcGTCCCTCCCTCTGGTCCTGGGATCCTCTCCCCATCTCTAGCCGCCATCCCTCGCGCCTGGAGAGGGCAGTCCAAGCGTTTGCTCGCGGGGTAgacggggttgggggtggggggaagggtggtCTCGGGGCCGCACTGGGCTGCCCGGCGCTGCTCCGTgacggtgggagggggaggctggcgGGTTACCGGTGTGCCAGTGATGGGTGGGCGGAGCGGGGAGGCAAGAAGAGGCGTGTCGCGGATTGGAGAGCGGCCCCGCCTTCGGACCCGGCCCGGTGTTTCCCGGGCAAAGCGccccctctgcccaccctcctgAAGTACGCGGGGtggcgtgggggcagggctgcgagGAGGGACGACAGCTCTGCCTGCGCTGGTCCCCCGAAGCGCAGCGCCGCGGGCTGCCTGCAGACCCGCGCCGGCGCACTAGACCGCCCAGCTCCCGGGCCCTGGGCGGGCTCTGGGGTCCCCAAGATGCCCGGGATAGAAGGACggcacagccctgccctgtgtgTAGTCTCTCACCGGACGGACGGACCTGGCACTCAGGGATCCCAGACAGGTCAGCGGGAGGGCGAGACGCCAAGACACGCCGCTGGAAGCGGAGCCACACGGTCACCTCACGGCGGGAGAGAGGCCaccgccctgcccccacccctccccgacCCGCGCGCGCCTTTTAAAGCTCCTCCAGCAGAGCCCGGTATTCTTCCTCGCTGAGGGGTGGCTCCAGGGAAGCGAGCTCTTCCACCTCCTTCAGCTCCCCCAGTGGCTCCGTCTCTAGGAAAGGTCGTGCCTGCTGCTGAAACTCTGGGGTCGACAGGAGCTCGTCCAGCAGGCTGGAGGTGAGCGCAGACGAGCGCTCCTCCGGCTCCTGGAGCGCTTGGGAAGGCGCCTGCAGGGCTGGCATCTGCCCCTGCCAGGCGGAGGCCTCCGGGGGTGCGGGCtgcggaggtggaggtggcgcgGCTTGGGGTTCCCCTGCCGCCCCGGCCACCTGGggcccctggccccagccccaccagggaCCCTGCACACCTCGCCCCTGTGAGTCGGCTTGAGCGGGCCCAAGCTGTCCCACGGAGCACGTCCCCGGCAGGCCGGCGTGCTGCGGCTCCCGCTCCTCGTGGCATCTGCCCGGGTGCGGAGGCCCCGGAAGGCTCTGAGGCTGGGGGAGCGCCACCCCCGAAGGAGCCAGGGCGGCGAACCCGAAAGCCCCGAGGGCCCCGAGCGCCGGGTCAGGTTGCGAGATTCCTTCTGCCTGTGGGGCCTGTCCGTGCAGGAGCAGGGGCACGGCCCCTGCTGCCTGGCTCACGACGGGCCCCTGTGGGAGGGCCCCAGGCGCGCAGGGCACTTGGGGTGCGGGAAGCGCCGCCCCCCACGCCCCGGTGTGGGTGGAGGCGACCCAGGAGCGAGCAGAGGAGCCGCGCCCGCCGGGGGCCGTGTCGCGCGGGCCGCCTGCGGCCGCGGGTCCCCTGCCAGCCCGGCCTGGATGCCTGGCCCTTCgattctgaaaccaaatctgAATCCTGGACTCCGGGAGGCCCGTCTCTCTGGCCAGTTCCTCCCTGGTGGCGAAGTCCGGAAAGCGCTCTCGCTCGAAGGCCCGGAGGAGCACGGCGGTCTGGGACTGGGTCACGGCCGTCCGCTTTCGCCGGCCTTCT encodes:
- the LOC144580822 gene encoding double homeobox protein 4-like protein 4 translates to MALPTAPGSPLPAEARGRGRRKRLVWTPSQRDALRASFERNPYPGMATREQLAQAIGVPEPRVQIWFQNERSRRLRQHRRESRPWPGPRGPPEGRRKRTAVTQSQTAVLLRAFERERFPDFATREELARETGLPESRIQIWFQNRRARHPGRAGRGPAAAGGPRDTAPGGRGSSARSWVASTHTGAWGAALPAPQVPCAPGALPQGPVVSQAAGAVPLLLHGQAPQAEGISQPDPALGALGAFGFAALAPSGVALPQPQSLPGPPHPGRCHEEREPQHAGLPGTCSVGQLGPAQADSQGRGVQGPWWGWGQGPQVAGAAGEPQAAPPPPPQPAPPEASAWQGQMPALQAPSQALQEPEERSSALTSSLLDELLSTPEFQQQARPFLETEPLGELKEVEELASLEPPLSEEEYRALLEEL